The genomic segment ACGAAGAATCTTTACGATACTTTCAAGGTGACGAGCTGGCTGCAAGGGTTTGGGTAAACAAATATGCAGTTAAGGATTCTTTCGGGAATATTTACGAAAAGTCTCCGGAAGACATGCACTGGAGAATAGCCAACGAAGTGGCACGCATTGAGGCCAAGTATCCTAACGCACTGAGTTCCGAAGAACTCTTCGGGTTGTTCAACCACTTCAAATACATCGTTCCGCAAGGAAGTCCGATGACCGGGATCGGTAACAACTATCAGGTGGCTTCCCTTTCCAACTGTTTTGTTATAGGTGTGGACGGTGAAGCCGATTCTTATGGCGCCATCTTCAAAGTGGACGAAGAGCAGGTACAACTGATGAAACGCCGCGGCGGAGTAGGACACGACTTATCACACATCCGCCCAAAAGGTTCTCCGGTAAAAAATTCCGCTTTGACTTCCACCGGACTGGTTCCTTTCATGGAACGCTACTCCAACTCTACTCGTGAAGTGGCCCAAGACGGTCGTCGGGGTGCGCTCATGTTAAGCGTGTCCATCAAGCATCCGGATTCGGAAGCGTTCATCGATGCAAAAATGACAGAAGGCAAGGTGACAGGCGCCAATGTTTCCGTCAAACTGACCGATGCATTTATGCAAGCAGCCATTGATGGCAAACCATACGTACAGCAATACCCGATTGACGCCACCGATCCTGTATTCAAGAAAGAAATCAATGCCACCGATCTGTGGAAAAAAATTGTGCACAACGCATGGAAGTCCGCCGAACCCGGTGTGCTTTTCTGGGATACCATTCTAAAAGAGTCTGTACCCGATTGCTATGCAGACTTGGGTTACCGCACCGTATCCACCAACCCTTGCGGTGAGATACCTTTATGCCCCTACGACTCTTGCCGCTTGCTGGCTATCAACCTATATTCCTATGTAGTCAATCCGTTCAAGCCGGACGCTTACTTCGATTTCGACCTCTTCAAGAAGCACGTTGCATTGGCCCAGCGCATCATGGACGATATCATCGATCTGGAGTTGGAAAAGATAGAACGCATCATGGCCAAGATTGATGCCGATCCGGAAAGCGAAGACGTGAAACATACTGAAAGCGTATTGTGGCAGAAGATATATAAGAAAAGCGGTCAGGGTCGCCGTACCGGTGTGGGAATCACCGCCGAAGGCGATATGCTTGCAGCACTGGGATTGCGTTACGGCACTGAAGAAGCGACCGAATTCGCCGAACAAGTGCATAAGACAGTAGCGCTGAGTGCCTACCGCTCGTCTGTGGTAATGGCAAAAGAGCGTGGTGCTTTTGAAGTTTACGACAGCGAACGTGAGAAGAACAACCCGTTCATCAACCGTTTGCGCGAGGCCGACCCCGAACTGTATGAGGAAATGAAGAAATACGGCCGTCGTAACATTGCCTGTCTCACCATTGCGCCGACAGGTACAACAAGTTTGATGACACAGACCACTTCCGGCATCGAACCCGTATTCCTGCCCGTCTACAAACGCCGCCGCAAAGTCAACCCGAACGATTCCAACGTACATATCGACTTTGTCGACGAAACCGGAGACGCTTTTGAAGAATACATCGTATTCCACCCCAAATTCGTGACATGGATGGAGGCAGAAGGTTACGACCCAGCCAAACGCTATACGCAAGAAGAAATAGATGCACTGGTTGAGAAGTCACCTTATTATAAAGCGACTTCCAACGATGTAGACTGGCTGATGTAACCATTAACCTACCGAACGATGTGGACGAGGAACTGGTAAACCGCCTGTACGTCGAAGCATGGAAATCGGGCTGTAAAGGCTGTACGGTGTATCGTGACGGTTCGCGTTCCGGCGTACTCATCTCCACCAAGAGCGACAAGAAAAACGAACTCCCGCCATGCAAGCCGCCTACGGTTGTCGAGACACGTCCGAAAGTGCTTGAAGCAGACGTTGTGCGTTTCCAGAACAATAAGGAAAAATGGGTGGCATTCGTCGGATTGCTGGACGGACATCCCTACGAGATATTCACCGGTCTTCAAGATGACGACGAAGGCATCATCCTCCCGAAGAATGTTTCAACAGGACATATCATCAAGAACGTCGATGAGAACGGGAACAAGCGTTACGACTTCCAGTTTGAGAACAAACGCGGTTACAAGGTCACTATCGAGGGACTGTCCGAGAAATTCAACAAGGAATATTGGAATTACGCCAAGCTCATCTCCGGCGTATTGCGTTACCGCATGCCTATCGAGCAGGTAATGAAACTGGTAAGCTCACTCCAGCTGGATAGCGAAAACATCAATACTTGGAAGAACGGTGTGGAACGCGCTCTGAAGAAGTACGTCACAGACGGCACAGAGGCCAAAGGCAAAAAATGCCCGAACTGCGGCAACGAAACCCTTGTCTATCAGGAAGGTTGTCTCATCTGCACCACTTGCGGTGCATCCCGCTGCGGATAATCGGAAGAGCAAACGTTTGCATAGGATTTTAAACGAGATAGCAGACAATAGCTGCATGATTATGAAGAATATTTTTTATACTTGCATAATCATTGCAGCTATTGCTATTTCTAAATCTAATATATATGACCTTATCATTTAATATCGAGTACAGAACCAATTGGGGTGAAGAAGTCAGAGTTTCAGGCTCCATCCCGGAACTTGGAAACGGACATCCCTCCAAAGCATTTCCGCTACAAACCATAGACGGCATCCATTGGGCTGCGGAAGCAGACATTGCAGTGCCGGAAAGCGGATACGTCCTATACAGCTACTATATTTTCCGCGACGGGCACCCTATACGTGTCGAGTGGAACAGCCTGCCCCGCACTCTTTACCTCTCCGGAAACTCCAAGAAAACCTACCGGATACAAGATTGCTGGAAGAACCTGCCGGAGCAGCAATATTTCTACACCTCCGCCTTTACGGAATCCCTTCTGGCACACCGCGAACGCAGTGCTGCTCCTAAGGGGCATAAAAAAGGCCTGCTGATAAAAGCGTATGCCCCCTGCATCGACAGTGACCACTGTCTGGGCATCTGCGGAAACCAGCCGATCTTCGGAAACTGGAATCCGGACAAGGCCGTACTTATGAGTGATGCCAACTTCCCTGAATGGCAAATAGAGGCAGATGCCTCCAAAATCCATTTTCCGTTGGAATACAAATTCATTCTATACAACAAGAAAGAACGCCGCGCCGTATGCTGGGAAAACAATCCGAACCGGTATATGGCGGACCCGCAAAGCGGTGCAAACGAGACACTGGTTATCGGTGACCGTTATGTATATTTCAACCTTCCCGTCTGGAAAGGTTCGGGTGTTGCCGTACCCGTATTCTCACTCCGTTCCGAGAAAAGTTTCGGTGTAGGCGATTTCGGCGATTTAAAACGCATGATCGACTGGGCCGTCAGCACCCGGCAGAAAGCCGTACAGATTCTGCCGATCAACGACACCACCATGACACATACGTGGACAGACTCCTATCCTTATAACAGCATCTCCATCTATGCTTTCCACCCGATGTACACAGACTTGAAACAACTGGGTGCATTGAAAGACAAGAAACTTATGGCTGCGTTCAACAAACGTCAGAAGGAACTGAATGCCCTGCCCTCCGTCGATTATGAGGCAGTCAACAAAACCAAATGGGAATACTTCCACCTCATCTTCAAGCAAGAGGGAGAGAAGGTGCTGGCCTCGGCAGCCTTCCATGAGTTTTTCGAGTCGAACAAGGAATGGTTACAACCGTATGCCGTTTTCAGCTATCTGCGTGACGCCTATAAAACGCCCAACTTCCGCGAGTGGCCGAAGTACAGCAGCTACGACATCCAAGAGATAGAGAAACTCTGCCAGCCGGAATCGGCGGATTATCCGCATATCGCCATCTATTATTACATCCAGTTCAACCTGCACCGGCAGCTACTCGCCGCCACTGAACACGCACGCGCCAACGGCGTCGTACTGAAAGGCGACATCCCCATCGGCATCAGTCGCAACAGCGTAGAAGCATGGACAGAACCCCATTATTTCAACCTGAACGGACAAGCCGGCGCACCACCCGACGATTTCTCGGTGAATGGACAAAACTGGGGCTTCCCCACCTATAACTGGGATGTCATGGAAAAAGACGGTTATGCATGGTGGATGAAGCGCTTCCGCAAAATGGCGGAATACTTCGACGCCTATCGCATCGACCACATCCTCGGCTTCTTCCGCATCTGGGAAATCCCGATGCACGCCGTACATGGCCTGCTGGGGCAGTTTGTACCCGCCCTACCCATGACACGTGAAGAGATAGAAAGCTACGGACTCCCCTTTCGCGATGAGTTCCTGAAACCGTATATACACGAATATTTCCTCGGACAGATGTTCGGTCCGCACACCGACTACGTGAAGCAAACCTTCATCGAACCGACGGACACGTGGGAAATCTACCGGATGCGTCCGGAGTTTGACACCCAACGTAAGGTAGAAGCCTACTTTGCCGGCAAGACGGACGAAGACAGCATTTGGGTGCGCGACGGCTTGTATGCGCTCATCAGCGACGTACTGTTTGTACCCGACCGCCACGACCCGTACAAATATCATCCCCGTATCGGCGTGCAACACGACTATGTGTACCGCTCCCTGAATGATTGGGAGAAATCGGCCTTCAACCGCCTGTACGACCACTACTACTACCACCGCCACAACGAGTTCTGGCGCGAGCAAGCCATGAACAAGCTGCCTCAACTGACACAGTCCACCCGAATGTTGGTATGCGGTGAGGACTTGGGTATGATTCCCGATTGCGTGGCATGGGTGATGAACGATCTGCGTATCCTCTCACTGGAGATACAGCGCATGCCCAAAGACCCCACACAGGAGTTCGGGCATCCGGAGTGGTATCCATACCGCTCAGTCTGCACCATATCCACCCACGACATGTCCACACTGCGCGGCTGGTGGGAAGAAGACTTTCAGCAAACGCAACGTTACTACAACACGATGCTCGGACACTATGGCGCTGCCCCCGCAACTGCCACTCCCGAGCTTTGCGAAGAGGTGGTGCGCAAGCATCTGCAAAGCAACTCCATACTCGCCATCCTCTCCCTGCAAGACTGGATGTCCATGGACGGCAAATGGCGCAACCCCAACGCACAGGAAGAGCGCATTAATGTGCCAGCCAACCCACGTCACTACTGGCGCTGGCGCATGCACCTGACGCTGGAGCAACTGATGAAAGCCGAAAGCCTGAATGAAAAGATAAAAGAACTTATCGCACAAAACGGACGATAAGACAAGTGCATTTAAACTGATAATTAATAAGAAAGCGGTGGAAAACTTTTGAGAAGTCTCCACCGCTTTCCTGTTAATTGTATTCTCCAAGATGCAATTTTCTGTTATTTTTGTATTTTATAGAATACAAAACTCCACCGCTTTTGTATTTTATAAAAAACAAGACACAGCAACAATTGGCCGGTGTGGAAAAAGGCTACCTGGCATTGAATAATATCGAAGTGGGCTTCCGTAATGAAATTCCGCTATGGTTATTCGGATTGACGTACTAAATTGAGAGCTTACAAAGCCAAATCATATAAAAAATTTCCCCGCGTTTCACAACGCAGGGAAAACAAACAAACAAATACAAACAGTATAGCATGGAAACGGAACACTTTCCAACTGTTTTCCATGCAAACTGGATGTTTCTATATATTTCCGGCAAGCGGCATCCGCCGCATTACCATAGTTATTTATAGTCGTCCCATCCGGTAACGTCTGCGCCAAATGTAACGCCTTCCTTGATGATAATGTTCTTGTTTATGCTGTCATAATAATCATTATTCGCACTCAAGTTACCATTGATAGTACCACCATTAATGACAAGATTACCGTTCTTCTTACCGCTATCACCGTCAAACTCTACGCGGCCATTAATGACGCTTTGGCCATTGACAGTGACCGTTACCCCTCCCGGATAAGGCTTGTAGGAGTAAACATCGAACGCACATTGTCCTGCTGCAGCAGTAATGGTAGAGTTTGAAATCGTACAGCTTCCGTTATTATTGGAGATAACATACTTACAAGAACTTCCGCCAATCAGTTTGACTTTGTCCAGTGTCAGATGACAGTAATTCTGTATAAGCATCCTGCCTGACGCCACCTCTTTGGGCTGAACAGTACCATTCCTGAAAGTAACAAAAGCATCTTTTTCAAGATGGAAGTATTGGTTCTGGTATCCGGTAGAACCAAATAACGGATCATTGGTAAGATTCCATGCATGTTGGTTCAAGTCTATCTCAACCGTAGCCCGGCTACCGTTTTCCTCTTTATTATTTTTATCTTTACCATAGAAAATGCCCAGTCCCGGACCCTCATAGTCCTTCAGAAGTTTGACTTTCACATTGGCCCCGGCAGACAGATGGCCGAGCAGACTCGGATCGGAGAATGTACCGCCACTGACGTTGATAGCCGGTGTGTAGCCGGCATTGCCCGTAGAAACAAGCGCATTAGCCTCTGCTGTCAGTGTACCGCCTTTGATGTTCACGACACAATCGCCATATTTGGCAGCTACATTGATTGCCGCACTTTCCATATTGCCGGTACCGTCGCCCCAATCTCCGGTATCGCCTGTACCCTTACTGGTGATCAAGGCTGTGCCTTCAACATTCAGTGTACCGCGGTTGATGCATACACCACCGCCTACACCATACACCTTACCGCCACTAATGGTGGTTGTGCCGGATTGCGGCAAGTACACTGCATAATCGGAAGTAGAAATCAGCTCACCGCCTTCAATCCTGATTACACTATTTTGCGTTTTGTACTTACCATTACCTAACACCGCAGACCAGCCTGCTTCGATCTTACCGCCGGTTATGGTGAAATCGCCACCTTCATAAACAGCCACACCATACTGCCCATTATTTGTAGCATTTTCTCTGGCGGCATAAATAGTGCCGCTCTGCATAATCATAGCCGCATTTTCACCTATAATACGGATCAAGCCTGCACCATAAGCGCCGCCTGTATAATCCTTATTTGCAATAATCCGGCCGTTTCCCTTGCTGTCTTTCAGTGTCAGATTTCCATATACCGCAATTCCGTCTACTCCCCGATTGGCTGCTGTAATGGTGTTGCCGTTCAGGTCTAAGGTAGCCGTCTTATTGGCAGGAATCTCAATGCTTCTACCTGTTATGTCAACATCTTCTTTCAACTGATATACGCCGCCTTCAGCCATAGCCTCTTTGAGGTTCTCCGCTTCCAAAGACACCTTTTCAAAGCCTTGCGGCAAGGTGGCGGGAAGCTGTGCCTGATTTGAAGCATAAATATATGTAATGCCGGTGTTTTCGGTGCTCTTTAGAATTGTAGTAATCGTACCTTTACCAAACACCTTTACATTACCGGCATTCACTGTCAGTTTGTCAACAGTCACCCCGTCATTGATTACCAACGTATTTTCGGCAGTACCGGCTTCTATCTCATCATACTTCGTTCCATTCAGATAGACGGTTGTCTGCTTTGCGTCAATGACCAGTTTTTTGGTTTGCGGAGCTATGATAGTAAGTTCTTTCGGAGGATTTGAATTTCCTGCATCATTGGTATAATTAATCGTCACCGTCTTATTCGTTGTTTCCGGCAATGTAATGGAAACAGCCTTATCCGTTGCCGTATATTTAGGTAACTCAATGGTTGCATCTTGCGCCGGAGCAGTTGTAACAACTACATTATCACAGGTTTTCAACGCATCGGCTACGTCTGCAATATTAGCTACTTCCACAATCTTCTTATCCAAATCACCTGTGAACGCCGGTTCTAAGGTTGCGACAAACTGGCCCGACACAGTCAGCATGCTGCCTGTCACATTCGTCTTGTAGTTACGCTGAACAGGAATATTACTCAATTCCTTATCGGTAATCTTCTCTCCAGCGGCATTATTCATTGTCAACACCATATTCGTCAGCAATTGTCCCTCTTTCGGAGCAAAAAGATAATCCATGGTCAGTGCACCATCACCATCTACAACAGCAGCATTTTCGTTGTAAGAAAGTGCGGCCAAATCACCTGTCACTGCGCCTGTATGAGCATTAAAGCCCTTATATACCCCTTTGAACGCCAACGATGCAGTGGCAGGAATAAGCGCCGTTCTATCTGTGGGAATACTCCCAAGGTCTGTGGTCTTAATATTCAACTGACCAAAGGGGCGGGTCAATTCCACTGCCTCATTGAAGGCTCCGGTCACCAACTTACTCAGCAATACGCCCGTAAAGGCATCGCGAGAGTCATCGTTTCCGGCATAATTTCCGAGAAGAGAAATATTCTGTAAACCATTAGTAGTCTGGTAATGTCTGTCGGTCTTAATGCCTCCCTCTCCGGAAACATCCGCCCAGAACACAAAGTCATAGGTTTGTGAAGTTACCAGCCTCACGTTGAAGGTCGCAGTTTTATTACCCGCCACAGGCACCACCTGACGCTCACCATAAAGTTTGTCACCCAAATAAATCTCCATGATACAACGGTTCACCTGTGTACCGTCGCCCGCCGCGCGGGTAGAAGGAGCATTAGCACCCGGCAACTGCACACTGAAAGATACAGCAGTCTCGTTGCCACTTCCACCATTCACCAACTCGTCATTCTGACAGGCTGTGAAAGCCAACAGGATAAGACCCGCCAGCAGTAAAAAACTCTTTTTCATATTAATAATGTTTTAGAATAGAAAGACATTCCTAAAATCTCGTACCGTTAATAGTCAGCGAAGGCTGGGTTTCCTCGTATCGTATTCCTCCCAGCAGCCCCATATATTCTGTTTTATCGATCGTCTTACCATTAAAGGTTGAACTTTGAATATAGCTGAACGGCATATCGATAACCAAAGACTGACCTTTCACACCTTGCAATGTACCTACACAAATGCTGCTCTTACGATGCTCCTCACCGATATTCGTATTAGCCGGAGCTTCTACTTTGGTATTGATGATGAAATTTCCGCTTACTTCATTGGCAACCGCCACTGAACCGATATAACCTAAAATACCGCCACACTGACCATACTCCTGATTCTCGGTATCTACCTTAATCGTCGAACCTTTCACAGTACATTTTCTGATGCTGATACCATTCTCAGCCTGGAAACCGGCTATGCCACCCACTTTATTGATACCCTGCACGATACTATTTTCGAGTGTACAATTCTCTACCACGTTCGTACCATAGGCACGACCGATAAATCCGCCGGCATAAGCATTGTTACTGCCATCATTAACTGCTGTAATATTCGCATTCTTCAGAGTAAGGTTCTTGACAGTCACACGAATGGCATTAGGTAACAAGCCTGCATATTGCTTGTTCGACAAAGTATAATTGGCAATGGTATGATTATTTCCGTTGAAAGTACAATTACTTATACTTTCAAACGAAGTGCTCAATGTGATATTATGGCTACCCATATCCAAATCGCGGACAAGCACCACTTCCACACTCTTTCCATCGGCTCCGCTTTGAATAAAGCCGGCCAACACATCCGGATCACCTATGTAAATCTTACCGTCATCAGCAACGGTTCCTACGGAAGCATAACTGTGTCCACTCCATTTATGGCTTGGCAACACTGTTGCACCCGTTGCACATCCGTCAAGATTTATCGAGCCATCATCAACCACTTCATTGCGCCAAGCATTGGCATTGAAATCTACCACATGCGGCAAACGCGGCGTCCGGGTTTCACGGAACTTTGTATTATTCTTCAATATCAGTTTATTATAATAAGGAGAACGCATGCTTACACCATACTGATAGTTGGTTTCTGTCTGTGGAACATTATCACTCACTACATCACAGTTATCCAACGTTATTGTATTGTTACGCACATACTTAACTGGTGCGGCATCGGTGGCATTATAGTCATTCAACACAACAGTGGCAAATACTTCCGTAGGACCAGAAAAACAGTTACGCCCTATCAGCTTAGAATTCTTCACATTAAAAACAGAGCCGGCATTTGCAGTAGACCAAATATTGAAAGCAGCACGCCCGTCAAGAATGGAGTTATCCACATTGATATTCAACGATACATTATGCAATGTATTAATAGCATAGTACACTCCTTCAAAAACACAATCGTTTACAGTCAGGTTTGTCACAGCCGTTCCATCATACGCTTTATTACTATTACGTCCTACTGTAATCGCTCTCGAATAAGAAGAGTTTTTAAAATTATCGCTCTTCTCGCTCGTATAATCATAATCCTGCGACTTATCCACATTCAACTTCGTGGCTCCAAAGCCAATATAGGAATTCTCCAGTAAAGCTGTAATCACATTACCGGTACCGCCGTTCTGAATGTTGAAACCAGACTGATTAGACTTACCGGAAGTCAGCAATAAAGAACTGTTACGGACAGTAATTTTCTGATTGGTTCCTAATACTTTCACCAATGGATATTCATTGGTAGAAGATACTGTCAAGTTATCAAATGTAACATTGGCAGCTCCGTCGATTATCTCGATAGGAGATACGGCAGCCTGATCTACATGTATTTTCAGGTTGGAGATGGTGGCGTTAGCAGCAATTTTCATTGGTTTCCCTACGGTTGCCGAAGAATTGGCAGATACTTTGGCCGCATCGAATGTAGCTTCACGTTCAATCAAAATGCCGGTATACCCTGAAATAGCATCGGTTATCAAGTTATCATAACTTTGTTGATTATCAAGGCAGCGGATGATAGTTCCGTTCCAACCCGTCTCCTTCGTCACAGCAGCAGTTATCTTTCCATAAAGCTTAACATTACCTTTCTTCAACGTCAGTGTTCCGATAGTAACACCACTTTCCACAATCAAGGTATTCTCCGCCGTAGCAGCCTCAACTGCTGTATAAGACTGTCCATTCAATGTTACGGTAGACTTTTCCGCCTTAATAATTACCTTACTAGCAGAAGGGGTCGTTATTTTCAATTCCTTAGGAGCATTTTTGCTCTCTTCACCGCCTTCCGATGAATAATTAATAGTAATATCCTGAGCTGTTTCAGGCAATGTTATGGACACCGCTACATCTTCTTCCTCATATTTAGGTAATGAAATGGTTTCCGCCTGCGTCGGAGGTGTCGTAACGACAACGTTAGTATTGGTTTTTAAGGCTTCAGTGACTTCACTTACGAGCGCTACTTCTTTCACTGTCTCACTTAAATCAGGAGAAGAAAACGTAGGCTTTACTGTTACCTTAACCTTACCGTCAACCGTCAGCAAATTGCCCGTTACATTTGTCTTATAATTGCGCTGAACAGGTATAGTATTCAAATCTTTCGTAGTAATCAGCTTACCGGCAGCATTGTTTACGGCAAGTGTCATATTTACCAAATGTTGCTCGCCTACAGCTTTCGGTGCAAAAAGATAATCCACAGTCAGATTACCGGTAGCATCCACCACATCTGCCGCTTTTTCGTAAGCCAAAGTTATCGGTTCGCCAATCAAATCCCCCGTAGCAGCATTAAAGCCGGTATAAAGGTTCTTGAACGACAAGGTAGCAGTTGTCGGAGTCAATGCCTCTCTTTGATTTTCAGGAATCAAAGCCAAATCTTCCGTCTTGATATTCAACTGTCCGAACGGACGAGTCAACTCCACACTTTCAGAAAAAGCATTTGTAACCAGCTTCTCCAGACTAGCAGAGAAAGCATCACGCGTATCATCCTTGCTACTCCCATTGTAAGTGCCTATCATAGCTATGTTACGAAGGTCAGCAGTGTTGTAATGCAAATCGGTTTTAATATCCTCACCTTCAGCAGACGCCACATGGTCTGCCCAGAATACGAAGTTATACGTTTGTGACGTAACCAGACGGACATCGAATTTAGCTGTCAGCCCATCCGCCTGAACGGCACTGACTTCACGCTTATACAATTCGTCATTCAGATAGATTTCCATGATGCAACGGTTCACCTGCACACCGTCACCGGCAGCGCGGGTGACAGCAGAATGGCCGTCATCCGGCAACTGTACACTGAAAGAAGCGGCCACTTCGCCGTTTCTTCCACCATTCACCAGCTCGTCACTCTGACAGGCTGTGAAAACCAACAGGATAAGACCTGCCAGTAGTGAGAAATACTTTTTCATATTAGTTTTGTTTGAGTGAGACATATATTATTTTTTTGAATAAGAAAATTAAGGAACCACCACGTTTATCTCTCCGTCAAAACCAGGGTCAATACCGATGCCGGGAGCAAATTCACGAGTAAGGAACTCATCGCGCACCATGGTTATCTTGTTCCGCTTGAGAGGCACTTCCACCCCGGTGACGCGATTCACCTCCTGTCCCTCCTCGTTGTAAATGATCATTTCTAAGGTGACGGAAGATTCTTCGCCGTTCACCAGCACGTAGTCGAAAGCCAGACAGGCTTCATTGTCTGAAAGGACGAGAAGGTTGGAAGTGAACTTTATGCCCATAACCGCCTCATTGGGGCGGTTGGAGACAACATTAAAGCCTACGGGGAAATATCCGGTATAAAGCACCTGCACCGTAAAATCATCTATGGCTGCGTCCCGGATACTTTTCGTTTGCTCCAGCTTGTTGAGGTACTTGACAATGTCGGTGGTAATCAACTCCACCTTTGCCAACGGACGCTCCAGTTGCATCTCCTCGCGGTGTCCGGCTTCCGATTGGCAGCGATAGGGTGAAAGGTCAAGGGCAGCTTGCCCGCAGAACACATCCTTATAGTCGGTTCCGCCCGTATAGTCTCCTTTCAGTTTGACGGCAGAGAAATCAGAGGTAGTATAAAAACAGTCGTCGGCAACATTGCCGGAAACTCCGGAAGCAAGCACAAAGTCGCGCCATGCCACCACCCGGTAGTTGCGTGCATGAAGGTCACATTCCAAAGTCACATCCTCCGTATCTCCCTCATCACAAATGAGTTGGCGGCGAAATTGCAGGCTTTGGTCGAACTTATCATCGGCATAGACTTCCACGATGTAACGCACCTTGTATTCACGAGGGTCGGCGGCGCGGGTGGAGAATTCCGGAACATCGAACGGGGTCATGTCCGCACCGGGCAACAGGACTATTTCGGTATGCACAATCGTAGGGTCTACTCCGCCGTCCTCCGGCAATTCGCGCACGCTGCATCCTCCCAGCAGGGATATGGACAACAAGCTGCAGACAGCTATCAACAGTTTTTTCATCGCCGGCCTCCTTTCCAATC from the Bacteroides eggerthii genome contains:
- a CDS encoding 4-alpha-glucanotransferase — its product is MTLSFNIEYRTNWGEEVRVSGSIPELGNGHPSKAFPLQTIDGIHWAAEADIAVPESGYVLYSYYIFRDGHPIRVEWNSLPRTLYLSGNSKKTYRIQDCWKNLPEQQYFYTSAFTESLLAHRERSAAPKGHKKGLLIKAYAPCIDSDHCLGICGNQPIFGNWNPDKAVLMSDANFPEWQIEADASKIHFPLEYKFILYNKKERRAVCWENNPNRYMADPQSGANETLVIGDRYVYFNLPVWKGSGVAVPVFSLRSEKSFGVGDFGDLKRMIDWAVSTRQKAVQILPINDTTMTHTWTDSYPYNSISIYAFHPMYTDLKQLGALKDKKLMAAFNKRQKELNALPSVDYEAVNKTKWEYFHLIFKQEGEKVLASAAFHEFFESNKEWLQPYAVFSYLRDAYKTPNFREWPKYSSYDIQEIEKLCQPESADYPHIAIYYYIQFNLHRQLLAATEHARANGVVLKGDIPIGISRNSVEAWTEPHYFNLNGQAGAPPDDFSVNGQNWGFPTYNWDVMEKDGYAWWMKRFRKMAEYFDAYRIDHILGFFRIWEIPMHAVHGLLGQFVPALPMTREEIESYGLPFRDEFLKPYIHEYFLGQMFGPHTDYVKQTFIEPTDTWEIYRMRPEFDTQRKVEAYFAGKTDEDSIWVRDGLYALISDVLFVPDRHDPYKYHPRIGVQHDYVYRSLNDWEKSAFNRLYDHYYYHRHNEFWREQAMNKLPQLTQSTRMLVCGEDLGMIPDCVAWVMNDLRILSLEIQRMPKDPTQEFGHPEWYPYRSVCTISTHDMSTLRGWWEEDFQQTQRYYNTMLGHYGAAPATATPELCEEVVRKHLQSNSILAILSLQDWMSMDGKWRNPNAQEERINVPANPRHYWRWRMHLTLEQLMKAESLNEKIKELIAQNGR
- a CDS encoding DUF6562 domain-containing protein — encoded protein: MKKSFLLLAGLILLAFTACQNDELVNGGSGNETAVSFSVQLPGANAPSTRAAGDGTQVNRCIMEIYLGDKLYGERQVVPVAGNKTATFNVRLVTSQTYDFVFWADVSGEGGIKTDRHYQTTNGLQNISLLGNYAGNDDSRDAFTGVLLSKLVTGAFNEAVELTRPFGQLNIKTTDLGSIPTDRTALIPATASLAFKGVYKGFNAHTGAVTGDLAALSYNENAAVVDGDGALTMDYLFAPKEGQLLTNMVLTMNNAAGEKITDKELSNIPVQRNYKTNVTGSMLTVSGQFVATLEPAFTGDLDKKIVEVANIADVADALKTCDNVVVTTAPAQDATIELPKYTATDKAVSITLPETTNKTVTINYTNDAGNSNPPKELTIIAPQTKKLVIDAKQTTVYLNGTKYDEIEAGTAENTLVINDGVTVDKLTVNAGNVKVFGKGTITTILKSTENTGITYIYASNQAQLPATLPQGFEKVSLEAENLKEAMAEGGVYQLKEDVDITGRSIEIPANKTATLDLNGNTITAANRGVDGIAVYGNLTLKDSKGNGRIIANKDYTGGAYGAGLIRIIGENAAMIMQSGTIYAARENATNNGQYGVAVYEGGDFTITGGKIEAGWSAVLGNGKYKTQNSVIRIEGGELISTSDYAVYLPQSGTTTISGGKVYGVGGGVCINRGTLNVEGTALITSKGTGDTGDWGDGTGNMESAAINVAAKYGDCVVNIKGGTLTAEANALVSTGNAGYTPAINVSGGTFSDPSLLGHLSAGANVKVKLLKDYEGPGLGIFYGKDKNNKEENGSRATVEIDLNQHAWNLTNDPLFGSTGYQNQYFHLEKDAFVTFRNGTVQPKEVASGRMLIQNYCHLTLDKVKLIGGSSCKYVISNNNGSCTISNSTITAAAGQCAFDVYSYKPYPGGVTVTVNGQSVINGRVEFDGDSGKKNGNLVINGGTINGNLSANNDYYDSINKNIIIKEGVTFGADVTGWDDYK